A single region of the Streptomyces caelestis genome encodes:
- a CDS encoding xanthine dehydrogenase family protein molybdopterin-binding subunit, whose translation MSNEAATAQAAEAAPAPEPLPHGLGASLPPADTRAKTEGTFPYAADLWAEGLLWAAVLRSPHPHARIVSIDTSHAREMAGVRAVVTHEDVPGSPLHGRGKADRPVFASEVVRHHGEPIAAVAADHPDTARMAAAAVIVEYEVLDPVTDPEQAFEAEPLHPDGNLIRHIPLRHGDPEAAGEIVVEGLYRIGRQDPAPIGAEAGLAVPRPDGGVELYLASTDPHTDRDTAAAAFGLEPERVKVVVTGVPGATADREDQGFQLPLGLLALRTGCPVKLAATREESFLGHVHRHPTLLRYRHHADAEGRLVKVEAQILLDAGPYADTSAEALAAAVAFACGPYVVPNAFIEGWAVRTNNPPSGHVRGEGAMQVCAAYEAQMDKIAKKLGLDPAEVRLRNAMATGDVLPTGQTVTCPAPVAELLQAVRDFPLPPLPKDTPEEEWLLPGGPEGAGEPGAVRRGVGYGVGMVHMLGAEGADEVSTATVKVHDGVATVLCAAVETGQGFTTLARQIVQETLGIDEVHVAPVDTDQPPAGAGCRGRHTWVSGGAVERAAKMVRTQLLQPLAHKFGMSTELLQITDGKITSYDGVLSTTVTEALDGKELWATAQCRPHPTEPLNEAGQGDAFVGMAFCAIRAVVDVDIELGSVRVVELAVAQDVGRVLNPTQLAARIEAGVTQGLGIALTENLRTPRGLIRHPDLTGYALPTALDAPDIRIVRLVEERDVVAPFGAKAVSAVPVVTSPAAIASAVRAATGRPVNRLPIRPQAAVVTERS comes from the coding sequence GTGAGCAACGAAGCAGCCACCGCACAGGCCGCGGAGGCCGCCCCCGCCCCCGAACCGCTGCCGCACGGCCTGGGCGCCTCCCTCCCGCCCGCCGACACCCGCGCCAAGACGGAGGGCACGTTCCCGTACGCCGCCGACCTGTGGGCCGAGGGCCTGCTGTGGGCGGCCGTGCTGCGCTCACCGCACCCGCACGCGCGCATCGTCTCCATCGACACCTCCCACGCGCGCGAGATGGCCGGCGTGCGCGCGGTCGTCACCCACGAGGACGTCCCCGGCAGCCCGCTGCACGGCCGCGGCAAGGCCGACCGTCCGGTCTTCGCCTCCGAGGTCGTACGCCACCACGGCGAGCCCATCGCCGCCGTCGCGGCCGACCACCCGGACACCGCGCGCATGGCCGCCGCGGCCGTCATCGTCGAGTACGAGGTGCTCGACCCGGTGACCGACCCGGAGCAGGCCTTCGAGGCGGAGCCGCTGCACCCCGACGGCAACCTGATCCGGCACATCCCACTGCGCCACGGCGACCCGGAGGCGGCCGGCGAGATCGTCGTCGAGGGCCTGTACCGCATCGGCCGCCAGGACCCCGCGCCCATCGGCGCCGAGGCGGGCCTGGCCGTACCGCGCCCGGACGGGGGTGTGGAGCTGTACCTCGCCTCCACCGATCCGCATACCGACCGCGACACGGCCGCCGCCGCCTTCGGCCTGGAACCCGAGCGGGTCAAGGTCGTCGTCACCGGTGTCCCCGGTGCCACGGCCGACCGCGAGGACCAGGGCTTCCAGCTCCCGCTCGGCCTGCTGGCGCTGCGGACCGGCTGCCCGGTGAAACTCGCGGCCACGCGCGAGGAGTCCTTCCTCGGGCACGTCCATCGCCACCCCACCCTGCTGCGCTACCGCCACCACGCCGACGCCGAGGGCAGACTCGTGAAGGTGGAGGCGCAGATCCTGCTCGACGCGGGTCCCTACGCCGACACCTCCGCCGAAGCCCTCGCCGCCGCCGTCGCGTTCGCCTGCGGCCCGTACGTCGTCCCGAACGCCTTCATCGAGGGCTGGGCCGTCCGCACCAACAACCCTCCGTCCGGCCACGTACGCGGCGAAGGCGCCATGCAGGTCTGCGCCGCCTACGAGGCACAGATGGACAAGATCGCCAAGAAGCTCGGCCTCGACCCGGCCGAGGTCCGGCTGCGCAACGCCATGGCGACGGGCGACGTGCTCCCGACCGGCCAGACGGTCACCTGCCCGGCTCCCGTCGCCGAGCTGCTCCAGGCGGTCCGGGACTTCCCTCTCCCTCCGTTGCCCAAGGACACGCCCGAGGAGGAGTGGCTGCTGCCCGGCGGCCCCGAGGGCGCGGGCGAACCGGGCGCGGTGCGCCGGGGCGTGGGCTACGGCGTGGGCATGGTGCACATGCTCGGCGCGGAGGGCGCGGACGAGGTCTCCACGGCGACCGTGAAGGTCCACGACGGTGTGGCGACGGTGCTGTGCGCGGCCGTCGAGACCGGACAGGGCTTCACGACCCTGGCCCGGCAGATCGTGCAGGAGACGCTCGGCATAGACGAGGTGCACGTGGCGCCCGTCGACACCGACCAGCCCCCGGCGGGCGCCGGCTGCCGGGGCCGGCACACCTGGGTGTCGGGCGGCGCGGTGGAACGCGCGGCCAAGATGGTCCGCACACAGCTCCTCCAGCCGCTCGCCCACAAGTTCGGCATGTCCACGGAGCTGCTCCAGATCACCGACGGCAAGATCACCTCGTACGACGGAGTCCTCTCGACGACCGTCACCGAGGCGCTGGACGGCAAGGAACTGTGGGCCACCGCCCAGTGCCGCCCGCACCCGACCGAGCCGCTGAACGAGGCCGGCCAGGGCGACGCCTTCGTCGGCATGGCCTTCTGCGCGATCCGCGCGGTGGTGGACGTCGACATCGAGCTCGGTTCCGTACGGGTCGTGGAACTGGCCGTCGCCCAGGACGTGGGCCGGGTCCTGAACCCCACCCAGCTGGCCGCCCGGATCGAGGCGGGCGTGACCCAGGGCCTGGGCATCGCGCTGACCGAGAACCTGCGCACCCCGCGCGGCCTGATCCGCCACCCGGACCTGACCGGCTACGCCCTCCCGACCGCCCTCGACGCGCCCGACATCCGCATCGTCAGGCTGGTCGAGGAACGGGACGTGGTCGCCCCCTTCGGGGCCAAGGCGGTCAGCGCGGTGCCGGTGGTGACGTCCCCGGCGGCCATCGCGTCCGCCGTACGGGCCGCCACGGGCCGCCCCGTGAACCGGCTGCCGATCCGCCCGCAGGCCGCTGTGGTCACGGAACGGTCCTGA
- a CDS encoding 2Fe-2S iron-sulfur cluster-binding protein, whose amino-acid sequence MTDDQHGEGTPRGGSRWDPLPQGEYDDGATAFVQLPEGGVDALLAADSPLAAPGHGYVPPQITVDPATDAGTDPAAPGAWPVPGAPVDGAQWHDQHAAHQQGHEHGGHQQPGHDTGERSYVSQTPYGSGTPYGSDAGPGWHRGDDRFTYNPGATGQWNFDDATAAESAPGHDVTGQWSIPVAGGDLPDESGEFTTSSLVEQWGGTPPPTLPGGAPAPWATQAAGLPWGQQDPQDTAGQEQAGPGHPHGHEQGGGHGQPGAAGPVSGYAPEQPPAGHLPQEAEGAGQAPEPSGFDDYAESPGFGGHGPAPSEFDGHGPEMPEMPDAGHAPQPPDGADHPQEQPTFAGHGSEPHGFTDHGSEPSAFTDHHGSEPSAFTDHGPDSPAFTDHHGPEPHGGPGHGSEQPAADHGSEPHAFTDHHGSEPHGVPGHAPDPSGHVGEPPEHPAGADDAPEHHEHPGPATHTPEQPASSQPYPEAPGEAPGEPAPETPAEAAAPPQNAQDASQGAPGPGEAPEDAPEAAEGADAPAEPSAGPLPAEADPAAEADPDNAGPEDADGETPDDPAPQDPSAVAHDSADTEGEPSQDAPSTAPQEDHPLASFVLRVNGTDRPVTDAWIGESLLYVLRERLGLAGAKDGCSQGECGACNVQVDGRLVASCLVPAVTAAGSEVRTVEGLAEDGQPSDVQRALARCGAVQCGFCVPGMAMTVHDLLEGNPAPTELETRQALCGNLCRCSGYRGVVDAVQEVVAERGAHSAPVDGDTGEARIPHQAGPGAGGVNTSAFGSPPEPHTPDPHDQPYGQDGGPA is encoded by the coding sequence GTGACCGACGACCAGCACGGAGAGGGCACGCCCCGGGGCGGGAGCCGCTGGGACCCGCTGCCCCAGGGCGAGTACGACGACGGGGCCACCGCCTTCGTCCAACTCCCCGAGGGGGGCGTCGACGCTCTGCTGGCGGCCGACAGCCCCCTCGCCGCGCCCGGCCACGGCTACGTACCGCCGCAGATAACGGTCGACCCCGCCACGGACGCCGGAACCGACCCGGCCGCCCCCGGCGCGTGGCCGGTCCCCGGCGCGCCCGTCGACGGCGCCCAGTGGCACGACCAGCACGCGGCGCATCAGCAGGGCCACGAGCACGGCGGTCACCAGCAGCCGGGGCACGACACGGGGGAGCGGTCGTACGTCTCTCAGACGCCGTACGGATCCGGCACGCCGTACGGCTCCGACGCGGGGCCGGGGTGGCACCGCGGGGACGACCGCTTCACGTACAACCCGGGCGCCACCGGGCAGTGGAACTTCGACGACGCCACGGCGGCGGAGTCCGCGCCCGGCCATGACGTGACCGGGCAGTGGTCCATCCCCGTCGCCGGGGGCGACCTTCCGGACGAGTCGGGCGAGTTCACCACGTCCTCGCTGGTCGAGCAGTGGGGCGGCACCCCACCGCCCACGCTGCCGGGCGGTGCGCCCGCGCCGTGGGCGACACAGGCGGCCGGCCTGCCGTGGGGGCAGCAGGACCCGCAGGACACGGCGGGGCAGGAGCAGGCCGGGCCGGGCCATCCGCACGGGCACGAGCAGGGCGGCGGGCACGGGCAGCCTGGAGCTGCCGGACCGGTCTCCGGGTACGCCCCGGAGCAGCCGCCCGCCGGGCACCTGCCGCAGGAGGCGGAGGGCGCTGGGCAGGCTCCGGAGCCGTCCGGGTTCGACGACTATGCGGAGTCGCCCGGATTCGGCGGCCATGGGCCTGCGCCATCCGAATTCGACGGCCATGGGCCGGAGATGCCGGAGATGCCCGACGCCGGTCACGCACCTCAGCCGCCCGACGGTGCCGACCATCCGCAGGAGCAGCCGACGTTCGCCGGCCACGGTTCGGAGCCGCACGGCTTCACGGACCACGGCTCGGAGCCGTCCGCCTTCACGGACCACCACGGCTCGGAGCCGTCCGCCTTCACCGACCACGGCCCGGATTCACCCGCCTTCACGGACCACCACGGCCCGGAGCCGCACGGCGGACCCGGCCACGGCTCGGAGCAGCCGGCCGCCGACCACGGTTCGGAGCCGCACGCCTTCACGGACCACCACGGCTCCGAGCCGCACGGCGTACCCGGACACGCGCCGGACCCGTCGGGTCACGTCGGTGAGCCGCCCGAGCACCCCGCCGGCGCCGATGACGCGCCCGAGCACCACGAGCACCCCGGGCCGGCCACGCACACCCCCGAACAGCCCGCGTCTTCCCAGCCGTATCCCGAGGCCCCGGGGGAGGCCCCCGGCGAGCCCGCGCCCGAAACACCCGCGGAAGCCGCCGCGCCCCCGCAGAACGCCCAGGACGCCTCACAAGGCGCTCCCGGCCCCGGTGAGGCCCCCGAGGACGCCCCAGAGGCCGCAGAGGGCGCCGACGCCCCCGCCGAGCCGTCCGCCGGGCCCCTCCCGGCCGAGGCGGACCCGGCGGCCGAGGCGGACCCGGACAACGCCGGACCGGAGGACGCCGACGGCGAGACCCCGGACGACCCGGCACCGCAGGACCCGTCCGCCGTCGCGCACGACTCGGCCGACACCGAGGGTGAGCCGTCCCAGGACGCGCCCTCCACGGCCCCGCAGGAGGACCACCCCCTCGCCTCCTTCGTCCTGCGCGTCAACGGCACCGACCGCCCCGTCACCGACGCGTGGATCGGCGAGTCCCTGCTGTACGTGCTGCGCGAGCGGCTCGGACTCGCGGGGGCCAAGGACGGCTGCTCGCAGGGCGAGTGCGGCGCGTGCAACGTCCAGGTCGACGGGCGGCTCGTCGCGTCCTGCCTGGTCCCGGCCGTGACCGCCGCCGGCAGCGAGGTCCGTACCGTCGAGGGCCTGGCGGAGGACGGGCAACCGTCGGACGTGCAGCGGGCACTGGCGCGCTGCGGCGCCGTGCAGTGCGGCTTCTGCGTGCCCGGCATGGCGATGACCGTGCACGACCTCCTGGAGGGCAACCCGGCGCCCACCGAGCTGGAGACCCGCCAGGCGCTGTGCGGCAACCTGTGCCGCTGCTCCGGCTACCGGGGCGTGGTGGACGCCGTGCAGGAGGTCGTCGCCGAACGCGGGGCACACTCCGCGCCCGTCGACGGCGACACCGGCGAGGCCCGTATCCCGCACCAGGCGGGTCCGGGCGCCGGCGGCGTCAACACGTCGGCCTTCGGCTCGCCCCCGGAACCGCACACTCCCGACCCCCATGACCAGCCCTACGGCCAGGACGGAGGCCCCGCGTGA
- a CDS encoding FAD binding domain-containing protein produces the protein MTTHAPQAAQAVTLPTTLDEAVAALTAVPAAVPVAGGTDLMAAVNSGQLRPAALVGLGRISEIRGWQYLDGHALLGAGLTHARMGRPDFAALIPALAAAARAAGPPHIRNAGTLGGNIASAAPTGDALPVLAALEATLIIAGPGGARREIPVSHLLAGVDMLRAGELIGYVRVPLLHAPQVFLKATGRTGPGRAMASVALVLDPARRGVRCAVGAIAPMPLRPLEAEQWVGRLIDWDNNRALVPEALSAFGEYVAAACIPDAAPAEDGSVPQLPPAVLHLRRTVAALARRALGRALS, from the coding sequence TTGACCACGCACGCACCGCAGGCGGCGCAGGCCGTCACGCTGCCCACGACGCTGGACGAGGCCGTCGCGGCACTCACCGCCGTGCCCGCCGCCGTGCCCGTCGCGGGCGGCACCGACCTGATGGCCGCCGTCAACTCCGGGCAGCTCAGGCCCGCCGCGCTGGTGGGACTCGGCCGGATCAGCGAGATCCGAGGCTGGCAGTACCTGGACGGACACGCGCTGCTCGGCGCGGGCCTCACGCACGCGCGCATGGGCCGCCCCGACTTCGCGGCCCTGATCCCGGCGCTCGCCGCCGCCGCGCGCGCCGCGGGCCCGCCGCACATCCGCAACGCGGGCACCCTGGGCGGCAACATCGCCTCCGCCGCACCCACCGGGGACGCGCTGCCGGTGCTGGCCGCCCTGGAGGCGACACTGATCATCGCGGGCCCGGGCGGAGCCCGCCGGGAGATCCCGGTGTCGCACCTGCTGGCCGGGGTGGACATGCTGCGCGCCGGCGAACTCATCGGCTACGTGCGCGTGCCGCTGCTGCACGCCCCGCAGGTCTTCCTGAAGGCGACCGGCCGAACCGGCCCGGGGCGCGCGATGGCGTCCGTGGCCTTGGTCCTGGACCCCGCACGCCGGGGTGTGCGCTGCGCGGTGGGTGCCATAGCGCCGATGCCGCTGCGGCCTCTGGAGGCCGAGCAGTGGGTCGGCCGGCTCATCGACTGGGACAACAACCGCGCGCTCGTGCCGGAGGCCCTGAGCGCCTTCGGGGAGTACGTCGCCGCGGCCTGCATCCCCGACGCGGCCCCGGCCGAGGACGGCTCCGTACCGCAGCTTCCGCCCGCCGTACTGCACCTGCGGCGCACCGTCGCCGCGCTGGCCCGACGAGCACTGGGGAGGGCGCTGTCGTGA
- a CDS encoding DUF3039 domain-containing protein, translated as MSTLEPERGTGTGTLVEPTPQTSHGDGDHERFAHYVQKDKIMASALDGTPVVALCGKVWVPGRDPKKYPVCPMCKEIYESMSSGDDDKGKGDN; from the coding sequence ATGAGCACTCTCGAGCCCGAGCGCGGGACTGGTACGGGGACCCTCGTAGAGCCGACGCCGCAGACCTCTCACGGTGACGGTGACCACGAGCGCTTCGCCCACTACGTCCAGAAGGACAAGATCATGGCGAGCGCCCTCGACGGCACCCCCGTCGTGGCGCTGTGCGGCAAGGTCTGGGTGCCGGGCCGCGACCCGAAGAAGTACCCGGTGTGTCCCATGTGCAAGGAGATCTACGAGTCCATGAGCTCCGGCGACGACGACAAGGGCAAGGGCGACAATTGA
- a CDS encoding YqgE/AlgH family protein yields the protein MTEVSSLTGRLLVATPALADPNFDRAVVLLLDHDEEGSLGVVLNRPTPVGVEDILEGWGDLTGEPGVVFQGGPVSLDSALGVAVVPGGASGEAAPLGWRRVHGAIGLVDLEAPPELLASALGSLRIFAGYAGWGPGQLEDELVDGAWYVVESEPGDVSSPSPERLWREVLRRQRNELAMVATYPDDPSLN from the coding sequence ATGACCGAGGTGTCCTCGCTCACAGGGCGGCTGCTCGTGGCCACGCCCGCCCTGGCGGACCCGAACTTCGACCGCGCGGTGGTGCTGCTCCTCGACCACGACGAGGAGGGCTCCCTCGGTGTCGTCCTCAACCGCCCCACCCCGGTGGGCGTGGAGGACATCCTGGAGGGCTGGGGAGATCTCACCGGCGAACCCGGCGTCGTTTTCCAGGGCGGCCCGGTGTCGCTGGATTCGGCCCTCGGGGTCGCCGTCGTCCCCGGCGGCGCGTCCGGGGAGGCCGCACCGCTGGGCTGGCGCCGGGTGCACGGCGCGATCGGTCTGGTCGATCTGGAGGCCCCGCCGGAACTGCTGGCCTCCGCCCTCGGCTCGCTGCGAATCTTCGCCGGATACGCCGGCTGGGGCCCGGGCCAGCTGGAGGACGAGCTGGTGGACGGCGCGTGGTACGTCGTCGAGTCGGAGCCCGGCGACGTCTCCTCGCCGTCGCCGGAAAGACTCTGGCGCGAGGTGCTGCGCCGCCAGCGCAACGAGCTGGCGATGGTGGCGACGTACCCGGACGACCCTTCGCTCAACTGA
- the murA gene encoding UDP-N-acetylglucosamine 1-carboxyvinyltransferase yields MTVNDDVLLVHGGTPLEGEIRVRGAKNLVPKAMVAALLGSAPSRLRNVPDIRDVRVVRGLLQLHGVTVRPGDEPGELVMDPTRVESANVADIDAHAGSSRIPILFCGPLLHRLGHAFIPGLGGCDIGGRPIDFHFDVLRQFGARIEKRADGQYLEAPQRLRGTKIRLPYPSVGATEQVLLTAVLAEGVTELSNAAVEPEIEDLICVLQKMGAIIAMDTDRTIRVTGVDKLGGYNHHALSDRLEAASWASAALATEGNIYVRGAQQRSMMTFLNTYRKVGGAFEIDDKGIRFWHPGGHLKSIALETDVHPGFQTDWQQPLVVALTQATGLSIVHETVYESRLGFTSALNQMGAHIQLYRECLGGSNCRFGQRNFLHSAVVSGPTKLQGADLVIPDLRGGFSYLIAALAAQGTSRVHGIGLINRGYENFMEKLVELGAKVELPGKALG; encoded by the coding sequence ATGACCGTCAACGACGATGTCCTGCTTGTCCACGGCGGAACCCCGCTGGAGGGCGAGATCCGGGTCCGCGGTGCGAAGAACCTCGTACCGAAGGCCATGGTGGCAGCGCTGCTGGGCAGCGCTCCGAGCCGGCTCCGCAATGTTCCGGACATCCGTGACGTACGGGTCGTACGGGGTCTGTTGCAGCTGCACGGTGTGACGGTCCGTCCGGGGGACGAACCCGGCGAACTGGTGATGGATCCGACGCGCGTGGAGAGCGCGAACGTCGCTGACATCGATGCCCATGCCGGTTCGAGCCGGATCCCGATCCTGTTCTGCGGCCCCCTTCTGCACCGCCTCGGCCACGCGTTCATCCCGGGCCTCGGCGGCTGCGACATCGGCGGCCGGCCCATCGACTTCCACTTCGACGTGCTGCGGCAGTTCGGCGCGCGGATCGAGAAGCGGGCGGACGGGCAGTACCTGGAGGCGCCGCAGCGGCTGCGCGGTACGAAGATCCGGCTGCCGTACCCGTCCGTGGGCGCGACCGAGCAGGTGCTGCTGACGGCGGTGCTCGCCGAGGGAGTCACCGAGCTCTCGAACGCGGCTGTCGAGCCGGAGATCGAGGACCTGATCTGCGTCCTGCAGAAGATGGGCGCCATCATCGCGATGGACACCGACCGGACCATCCGCGTCACCGGTGTCGACAAACTCGGCGGCTACAACCACCACGCCCTGTCCGACCGCCTGGAGGCCGCGTCCTGGGCGTCCGCCGCACTGGCGACCGAGGGCAACATCTACGTCCGCGGCGCCCAGCAGCGCTCGATGATGACGTTCCTGAACACCTACCGGAAGGTGGGCGGGGCCTTCGAGATCGACGACAAGGGCATCCGCTTCTGGCACCCCGGCGGCCACCTGAAGTCCATCGCGCTGGAGACGGACGTCCACCCCGGCTTCCAGACCGACTGGCAGCAGCCGCTGGTGGTGGCCCTGACCCAGGCCACGGGCCTGTCCATCGTCCACGAGACGGTCTACGAGTCCCGCCTCGGCTTCACCTCCGCCCTGAACCAGATGGGCGCGCACATCCAGCTCTACCGCGAGTGTCTGGGCGGCTCGAACTGCCGCTTCGGCCAGCGCAACTTCCTCCACTCGGCCGTCGTCTCCGGCCCCACCAAGCTCCAGGGCGCCGATCTGGTCATCCCCGACCTCCGCGGCGGCTTCTCGTACCTCATCGCGGCGCTGGCGGCCCAGGGCACGTCCCGCGTCCACGGCATCGGCCTGATCAACCGGGGCTACGAGAACTTCATGGAGAAGCTCGTGGAACTCGGGGCGAAGGTCGAGCTGCCGGGCAAGGCGCTCGGATAG
- a CDS encoding HU family DNA-binding protein, with translation MNRSELVAALADRAEVTRKDADAVLAAFADVVGDIVSKGDEKVTIPGFLTFERTHRAARTARNPQTGEPIQIPAGYSVKVSAGSKLKEAAKGK, from the coding sequence ATGAACCGCAGTGAGCTGGTGGCCGCGCTGGCCGACCGCGCCGAGGTGACCCGCAAGGACGCCGACGCCGTGCTGGCCGCGTTCGCCGACGTGGTCGGCGACATCGTCTCCAAGGGGGACGAGAAGGTCACCATCCCCGGCTTCCTGACCTTCGAGCGCACCCACCGTGCCGCTCGCACCGCCCGCAACCCGCAGACCGGCGAGCCCATCCAGATCCCGGCCGGCTACAGCGTGAAGGTCTCCGCGGGCTCCAAGCTCAAGGAAGCGGCCAAGGGTAAGTGA
- a CDS encoding NAD-dependent malic enzyme: MATAPSVSYSMTVRLEVPASGTAVSQLTTAVESSGGSVTGLDVTASGHEKLRIDVTIAASSTAHADEIVEELRGIEGVTLGKVSDRTFLMHLGGKIEMASKHPIRNRDDLSMVYTPGVARVCMAIAENPEDARRLTIKRNSVAVVTDGSAVLGLGNIGPKAALPVMEGKAALFKRFAGIDAWPICLDTQDTDAIVEIVKAIAPGFAGINLEDISAPRCFEIEARLREALDIPVFHDDQHGTAIVVLAALTNALRVTGKAIENIRVVMSGAGAAGTAILKLLLAAGVKNAVVADIHGVVHAGREDLVDAAPGSALRWIADNTNPEGLTGTLKEAVRGADVFIGVSAPNVLDGDDVAAMADGAIVFALANPDPEVDPAIARQTAAVVATGRSDFPNQINNVLVFPGVFRGLLDAQSRTVNTEMMLAAATALADVVTEDELNPNYIVPSVFNDKVAGAVAGAVRDAAKAAGATATTSQP, encoded by the coding sequence ATGGCAACGGCGCCCAGCGTCTCCTACTCGATGACGGTCCGGCTGGAGGTGCCCGCGAGCGGAACCGCCGTCTCGCAGCTCACCACCGCCGTGGAGTCCTCCGGAGGCTCGGTGACCGGCCTCGACGTCACCGCTTCCGGTCACGAGAAACTCCGTATCGACGTCACCATCGCGGCCTCGTCGACCGCGCACGCGGACGAGATCGTCGAGGAACTCCGCGGCATCGAGGGCGTCACGCTGGGCAAGGTCTCGGACCGGACCTTCCTCATGCACCTCGGCGGCAAGATCGAGATGGCGTCGAAGCACCCCATCCGCAACCGTGACGACCTGTCCATGGTCTACACGCCGGGCGTCGCCCGCGTCTGCATGGCGATCGCCGAGAACCCCGAGGACGCCCGCCGCCTCACCATCAAGCGCAACTCCGTTGCGGTCGTGACGGACGGCTCGGCCGTGCTGGGCCTGGGCAACATCGGCCCGAAGGCCGCGCTGCCCGTCATGGAGGGCAAGGCGGCCCTCTTCAAGCGGTTCGCCGGCATCGACGCCTGGCCGATCTGCCTCGACACCCAGGACACCGACGCGATCGTCGAGATCGTCAAGGCGATCGCCCCGGGCTTCGCCGGCATCAACCTGGAGGACATCTCCGCCCCCCGCTGCTTCGAGATCGAGGCCCGGCTGCGCGAGGCCCTCGACATCCCCGTCTTCCACGACGACCAGCACGGCACCGCGATCGTCGTCCTCGCCGCCCTCACGAACGCACTTCGCGTCACGGGCAAGGCGATAGAGAACATCCGCGTCGTCATGTCCGGTGCCGGCGCGGCCGGTACGGCCATCCTGAAGCTGCTGCTCGCCGCGGGCGTCAAGAACGCCGTCGTCGCCGACATCCACGGCGTCGTGCACGCGGGCCGCGAGGACCTGGTGGACGCCGCCCCGGGCTCGGCGCTGCGCTGGATCGCCGACAACACCAACCCCGAGGGCCTCACCGGCACGCTCAAGGAGGCCGTGCGCGGCGCCGACGTCTTCATCGGCGTCTCGGCCCCGAACGTCCTCGACGGCGACGACGTGGCCGCCATGGCCGACGGTGCCATCGTGTTCGCGCTCGCGAACCCGGACCCCGAGGTCGACCCGGCAATCGCCCGCCAGACCGCGGCCGTTGTGGCCACCGGCCGTTCCGACTTCCCGAACCAGATCAACAACGTGCTGGTCTTCCCGGGTGTCTTCCGCGGTCTGCTGGACGCCCAGTCCCGCACGGTCAACACCGAGATGATGCTGGCCGCCGCGACCGCCCTCGCGGACGTGGTGACCGAGGACGAGCTGAACCCGAACTACATCGTCCCGAGCGTCTTCAACGACAAGGTCGCGGGCGCGGTCGCCGGGGCGGTGCGGGACGCCGCGAAGGCGGCCGGCGCGACGGCGACGACCTCGCAGCCGTAG